The proteins below come from a single Aegilops tauschii subsp. strangulata cultivar AL8/78 chromosome 6, Aet v6.0, whole genome shotgun sequence genomic window:
- the LOC109773355 gene encoding E2F transcription factor-like E2FE isoform X3: MSAAPHSSTAVETPTATAVAPAPLPRLPNPLPLPLFAERGGGARLRHHAYSRKQKSLGLLCSNFVALYDRDGVESIGLDDASRRLGVERRRIYDIVNVLESVGILARKAKNRYSWIGFGGVPMALRELKERALREKSGLAPLPVEELSAANMSDDEDDDKLGDPEAETEGDKLSQTVDNPSDMPDAPPCRLRSDHRKEKSLGLLTQNFVKLFLTMEQVSTISLDEAAKFLLGEGHEESNMRTKVRRLYDIANVLSSLKLIEKTQVDTRKPAFRWLGMAGKPKAENGVTVVASPARKTLSNKRVFGTELTNIGINRSQLEPTIQKKAKLAQGGADILKSYNVAAQKQPGQVNKSGFVYGPFHPSCARKQEPDDCNNWESLADSFRPQYQNPDVNF, encoded by the exons atgTCCGCGGCGCCCCACTCTTCGACAGCCGTGGAGacgccgacggcgacggcggtggcGCCGGCGCCCCTCCCGCGGCTTCCGAacccgctgccgctgccgctgtTCGCCGAGCGCGGCGGGGGCGCGAGGCTACGCCACCACGCCTACAGCCGCAAGCAGAAGTCGCTCGGCCTGCTCTGCTCCAA CTTCGTGGCCCTGTACGACCGGGACGGCGTGGAGTCCATCGGGCTGGACGACGCATCCAGGCGCCTCGGCGTCGAGAGGCGCCGGATCTACGACATCGTCAACGTGCTCGAGAGCGTCGGG ATCCTTGCGAGGAAGGCCAAGAACCGCTACTCCTGGATAGGCTTCGGAGGGGTCCCGATGGCGCTGCGAGAGCTCAAG GAGAGGGCATTGAGAGAGAAGTCTGGCCTGGCTCCTCTGCCAGTGGAGGAGCTATCTGCTGCCAAT ATGTCCGATGACGAGGACGATGATAAGCTGGGTGATCCGGAGGCCGAAACAGAGGGTGACAAGCTGAGCCAGACTGTTGACAATCCTTCTGACATGCCTGATGCACCTCCCTGCCGGCTTAGATCTG ATCATAGGAAGGAGAAGTCTCTTGGGTTGCTCACTCAAAATTTTGTGAAGCTGTTCCTCACCATGGAG CAGGTTAGCACGATCTCACTTGATGAAGCTGCAAAGTTCCTCCTTGGGGAAGGCCATGAGGAGTCCAATATGAGAA CTAAAGTCCGGAGATTATATGACATTGCTAATGTGCTGTCTTCACTGAAGCTCATTGAAAAG ACACAAGTGGACACAAGGAAGCCTGCATTCCGGTGGTTGGGCATGGCGGGGAAACCAAAAGCAGAAAATGGTGTCACGGTTGTTGCATCCCCAGCAAGGAAGACTCTGTCAAACAAGAGAGTCTTTGGAACTGAACTCACTAACATTGGTATAAATAGAAGCCAGCTGGAACCAACAATCCAGAAGAAAGCGAAGCTGGCACAGGGCGGTGCTGATATCTTGAAGAGCTACAACGTGGCCGCGCAGAAGCAGCCCGGGCAGGTTAACAAGAGTGGTTTTGTTTATGGGCCTTTCCACCCTTCTTGTGCAAGAAAACAGGAGCCTGATGACTGTAATAATTGGGAGAGCCTTGCCGATTCATTTCGACCGCAGTACCAGAACCCAG ATGTTAATTTCTGA
- the LOC109773352 gene encoding pyruvate dehydrogenase E1 component subunit alpha-1, mitochondrial: MAAAMLLRRLPAARPPLMAATRLISDSTAPLTIETSMPFTAHIVDPPSRDVATTPAELVAFFHDMSLMRRMEIAADSLYKAKLIRGFCHLYDGQEAVCAGMEAAITRKDSIITAYRDHCIFLSRGGDLVTAFAELMGRQVGCSRGKGGSMHFYKKDANFYGGHGIVGAQVPLGCGLAFAQKYRKEDTVSFSLYGDGAANQGQLFEALNISALWKLPAILVCENNHYGMGTAEWRAAKSPSYYKRGDYVPGLKVDGMDVLAVKQACKFAKEHAIANGPIVLEMDTYRYHGHSMSDPGSTYRTRDEISGVRQERDPIERVRKLLLAHDLATPAELKDMEKEIRKEVDAAIAKAKESPMPDASELFTNVYVKGFGVESFGADRKELRATLP; this comes from the exons ATGGCCGCGGCCATGCTCCTCCGCCGCCTCCCGGCCGCGCGGCCCCCCCTCATGGCGGCGACGCGCCTGATCTCCGACTCCACGGCGCCGCTCACCATCGAGACCTCGATGCCCTTCACGGCCCACATCGTCGACCCGCCCTCCCGCGACGTCGCCACCACccccgccgagctcgtcgccttCTTCCACGACATGTCCCTCATGCGCCGCATGGAGATCGCCGCCGACTCGCTCTACAAGGCCAAGCTCATCCGCGGCTTCTGCCACCTCTACGACGGCCAGGAGGCCGTCTGCGCCGGCATGGAGGCCGCCATCACCCGCAAGGACTCCATCATCACCGCCTACCGCGACCACTGCATCTTCCTCTCCCGCGGCGGCGACCTCGTCACCGCCTTCGCCGAGCTCATGGGCCGCCAGGTCGGCTGCTCCCGCGGCAAGGGCGGATCCATGCATTTTTACAAGAAGGACGCCAACTTCTACGGGGGCCACGGGATCGTCGGCGCCCAGGTGCCCCTCGGCTGCGGCCTCGCCTTCGCGCAGAAGTACAGGAAGGAGGACACCGTCTCCTTCTCGCTCTACGGCGATGGCGCCGCCAACCAGGGCCAGCTCTTTGAGGCGCTCAACATCTCGGCCCTCTGGAAGCTGCCCGCCATACTGGTCTGCGAGAACAACCATT ATGGGATGGGAACGGCGGAGTGGAGGGCGGCCAAGAGCCCCTCCTACTACAAGCGTGGTGACTATGTGCCTGGATTGAAG GTGGACGGAATGGATGTTCTTGCTGTGAAGCAGGCATGCAAATTTGCGAAGGAGCATGCCATTGCAAATGGCCCAATT GTTCTTGAAATGGACACGTATAGGTACCACGGCCACTCTATGTCCGATCCAGGAAGCACTTACCGCACCAGGGATGAGATCTCGGGTGTAAGACAG GAGCGTGATCCAATTGAAAGGGTTAGGAAGTTGCTCTTGGCTCATGACCTAGCAACCCCTGCTGAGCTCAAG GACATGGAGAAAGAAATTAGGAAAGAAGTCGACGCTGCCATTGCTAAAGCCAAG GAAAGTCCTATGCCTGATGCTTCTGAGCTCTTTACAAATGTCTACGTTAAGGGTTTCGGCGTTGAG TCATTTGGCGCAGACAGAAAGGAGTTGAGAGCTACACTCCCATAG
- the LOC109773355 gene encoding E2F transcription factor-like E2FE isoform X2, translating to MSAAPHSSTAVETPTATAVAPAPLPRLPNPLPLPLFAERGGGARLRHHAYSRKQKSLGLLCSNFVALYDRDGVESIGLDDASRRLGVERRRIYDIVNVLESVGILARKAKNRYSWIGFGGVPMALRELKERALREKSGLAPLPVEELSAANMSDDEDDDKLGDPEAETEGDKLSQTVDNPSDMPDAPPCRLRSDHRKEKSLGLLTQNFVKLFLTMEVSTISLDEAAKFLLGEGHEESNMRTKVRRLYDIANVLSSLKLIEKTQVDTRKPAFRWLGMAGKPKAENGVTVVASPARKTLSNKRVFGTELTNIGINRSQLEPTIQKKAKLAQGGADILKSYNVAAQKQPGQVNKSGFVYGPFHPSCARKQEPDDCNNWESLADSFRPQYQNPALGDLFAHYVDAWKSWYSEFSQGSGIMQQHLGSSVNNKRFL from the exons atgTCCGCGGCGCCCCACTCTTCGACAGCCGTGGAGacgccgacggcgacggcggtggcGCCGGCGCCCCTCCCGCGGCTTCCGAacccgctgccgctgccgctgtTCGCCGAGCGCGGCGGGGGCGCGAGGCTACGCCACCACGCCTACAGCCGCAAGCAGAAGTCGCTCGGCCTGCTCTGCTCCAA CTTCGTGGCCCTGTACGACCGGGACGGCGTGGAGTCCATCGGGCTGGACGACGCATCCAGGCGCCTCGGCGTCGAGAGGCGCCGGATCTACGACATCGTCAACGTGCTCGAGAGCGTCGGG ATCCTTGCGAGGAAGGCCAAGAACCGCTACTCCTGGATAGGCTTCGGAGGGGTCCCGATGGCGCTGCGAGAGCTCAAG GAGAGGGCATTGAGAGAGAAGTCTGGCCTGGCTCCTCTGCCAGTGGAGGAGCTATCTGCTGCCAAT ATGTCCGATGACGAGGACGATGATAAGCTGGGTGATCCGGAGGCCGAAACAGAGGGTGACAAGCTGAGCCAGACTGTTGACAATCCTTCTGACATGCCTGATGCACCTCCCTGCCGGCTTAGATCTG ATCATAGGAAGGAGAAGTCTCTTGGGTTGCTCACTCAAAATTTTGTGAAGCTGTTCCTCACCATGGAG GTTAGCACGATCTCACTTGATGAAGCTGCAAAGTTCCTCCTTGGGGAAGGCCATGAGGAGTCCAATATGAGAA CTAAAGTCCGGAGATTATATGACATTGCTAATGTGCTGTCTTCACTGAAGCTCATTGAAAAG ACACAAGTGGACACAAGGAAGCCTGCATTCCGGTGGTTGGGCATGGCGGGGAAACCAAAAGCAGAAAATGGTGTCACGGTTGTTGCATCCCCAGCAAGGAAGACTCTGTCAAACAAGAGAGTCTTTGGAACTGAACTCACTAACATTGGTATAAATAGAAGCCAGCTGGAACCAACAATCCAGAAGAAAGCGAAGCTGGCACAGGGCGGTGCTGATATCTTGAAGAGCTACAACGTGGCCGCGCAGAAGCAGCCCGGGCAGGTTAACAAGAGTGGTTTTGTTTATGGGCCTTTCCACCCTTCTTGTGCAAGAAAACAGGAGCCTGATGACTGTAATAATTGGGAGAGCCTTGCCGATTCATTTCGACCGCAGTACCAGAACCCAG CACTTGGTGACCTTTTTGCTCATTACGTGGATGCGTGGAAGTCGTGGTACTCTGAATTTTCGCAGGGTAGCGGCATCATGCAGCAACACTTGGGCAGTTCTGTTAATAATAAACGATTTTTGTAG
- the LOC109773355 gene encoding E2F transcription factor-like E2FE isoform X1 yields MSAAPHSSTAVETPTATAVAPAPLPRLPNPLPLPLFAERGGGARLRHHAYSRKQKSLGLLCSNFVALYDRDGVESIGLDDASRRLGVERRRIYDIVNVLESVGILARKAKNRYSWIGFGGVPMALRELKERALREKSGLAPLPVEELSAANMSDDEDDDKLGDPEAETEGDKLSQTVDNPSDMPDAPPCRLRSDHRKEKSLGLLTQNFVKLFLTMEQVSTISLDEAAKFLLGEGHEESNMRTKVRRLYDIANVLSSLKLIEKTQVDTRKPAFRWLGMAGKPKAENGVTVVASPARKTLSNKRVFGTELTNIGINRSQLEPTIQKKAKLAQGGADILKSYNVAAQKQPGQVNKSGFVYGPFHPSCARKQEPDDCNNWESLADSFRPQYQNPALGDLFAHYVDAWKSWYSEFSQGSGIMQQHLGSSVNNKRFL; encoded by the exons atgTCCGCGGCGCCCCACTCTTCGACAGCCGTGGAGacgccgacggcgacggcggtggcGCCGGCGCCCCTCCCGCGGCTTCCGAacccgctgccgctgccgctgtTCGCCGAGCGCGGCGGGGGCGCGAGGCTACGCCACCACGCCTACAGCCGCAAGCAGAAGTCGCTCGGCCTGCTCTGCTCCAA CTTCGTGGCCCTGTACGACCGGGACGGCGTGGAGTCCATCGGGCTGGACGACGCATCCAGGCGCCTCGGCGTCGAGAGGCGCCGGATCTACGACATCGTCAACGTGCTCGAGAGCGTCGGG ATCCTTGCGAGGAAGGCCAAGAACCGCTACTCCTGGATAGGCTTCGGAGGGGTCCCGATGGCGCTGCGAGAGCTCAAG GAGAGGGCATTGAGAGAGAAGTCTGGCCTGGCTCCTCTGCCAGTGGAGGAGCTATCTGCTGCCAAT ATGTCCGATGACGAGGACGATGATAAGCTGGGTGATCCGGAGGCCGAAACAGAGGGTGACAAGCTGAGCCAGACTGTTGACAATCCTTCTGACATGCCTGATGCACCTCCCTGCCGGCTTAGATCTG ATCATAGGAAGGAGAAGTCTCTTGGGTTGCTCACTCAAAATTTTGTGAAGCTGTTCCTCACCATGGAG CAGGTTAGCACGATCTCACTTGATGAAGCTGCAAAGTTCCTCCTTGGGGAAGGCCATGAGGAGTCCAATATGAGAA CTAAAGTCCGGAGATTATATGACATTGCTAATGTGCTGTCTTCACTGAAGCTCATTGAAAAG ACACAAGTGGACACAAGGAAGCCTGCATTCCGGTGGTTGGGCATGGCGGGGAAACCAAAAGCAGAAAATGGTGTCACGGTTGTTGCATCCCCAGCAAGGAAGACTCTGTCAAACAAGAGAGTCTTTGGAACTGAACTCACTAACATTGGTATAAATAGAAGCCAGCTGGAACCAACAATCCAGAAGAAAGCGAAGCTGGCACAGGGCGGTGCTGATATCTTGAAGAGCTACAACGTGGCCGCGCAGAAGCAGCCCGGGCAGGTTAACAAGAGTGGTTTTGTTTATGGGCCTTTCCACCCTTCTTGTGCAAGAAAACAGGAGCCTGATGACTGTAATAATTGGGAGAGCCTTGCCGATTCATTTCGACCGCAGTACCAGAACCCAG CACTTGGTGACCTTTTTGCTCATTACGTGGATGCGTGGAAGTCGTGGTACTCTGAATTTTCGCAGGGTAGCGGCATCATGCAGCAACACTTGGGCAGTTCTGTTAATAATAAACGATTTTTGTAG